Proteins co-encoded in one Bacteroidota bacterium genomic window:
- a CDS encoding rod shape-determining protein RodA, translated as MSNNEERIIRSGTFDWLTIFIYLIMVGWGFLAIYSADFDTNSPSIFSLSHSYGRQIIWIGVSLVIALVILLLDHRIYPAFGYIIYGIVILSLVSVFFLVTKRVGGGLSWFEIGSFKFQPSEFAKFATALALAKYLSGYGISFKDTKTQLICFGIVLLPMALVLLQNDTGSALVFTAFFLALFREGLSGIWLFSALYAGILFLASILVEDINIILLTLTAIAVLIFLLVRKNRSAVFILVAVWVLSCGFSYSVDYLYNNVLKDHQRQRIEVMLGRVDDIKGVGYNVYHSKVAIGSGGIYGKGFLQGTQTRLRYVPEQNTDFIFCTIGEEYGFVGSFGLVILFVSLLIRIVQIAERQRSRFNRVYAYGVASVIFLHFTINLSMTVGLFPVVGIPLPFFSYGGSSLLSFTIMLFILIRLDANRTNEVKRAFEI; from the coding sequence ATGTCCAATAACGAAGAACGGATAATACGCTCAGGCACGTTTGACTGGCTTACTATTTTCATTTACCTGATAATGGTAGGATGGGGGTTTCTTGCTATTTATTCTGCCGATTTTGATACCAACAGCCCTAGCATTTTCTCACTAAGTCATAGCTATGGCCGCCAGATAATATGGATTGGTGTATCGTTGGTAATTGCATTGGTAATATTACTGCTCGACCACCGCATCTATCCTGCCTTTGGCTACATTATATACGGCATTGTCATACTCTCGCTCGTCTCCGTGTTCTTCCTTGTTACAAAGCGTGTTGGGGGCGGTCTTTCGTGGTTCGAGATTGGTTCATTCAAATTTCAACCCTCAGAGTTTGCCAAGTTTGCGACAGCCCTTGCCCTTGCTAAATACCTAAGCGGGTACGGCATCAGCTTTAAAGACACTAAAACACAGCTTATTTGCTTTGGTATTGTGTTACTGCCCATGGCTTTGGTATTGCTGCAAAACGATACCGGTAGCGCATTGGTATTTACGGCCTTTTTCCTTGCCCTGTTCCGCGAAGGACTTTCTGGCATTTGGCTGTTTAGCGCATTGTATGCAGGTATACTGTTTTTAGCCTCAATATTGGTTGAAGATATTAATATCATTCTGCTAACCCTTACTGCCATTGCGGTACTTATATTCTTGCTGGTTCGTAAAAACCGTTCCGCTGTTTTTATACTGGTAGCTGTATGGGTGTTATCGTGCGGGTTTTCGTACAGTGTTGACTATTTGTATAACAATGTATTAAAAGACCACCAGCGCCAGCGTATTGAAGTAATGCTGGGTCGCGTAGACGACATTAAAGGCGTGGGGTATAACGTGTACCACAGTAAGGTAGCTATTGGTTCGGGCGGTATTTACGGCAAGGGTTTTTTACAAGGTACCCAAACCCGCTTGCGCTATGTGCCTGAACAAAACACCGATTTTATTTTTTGTACCATTGGCGAGGAGTACGGTTTTGTAGGCTCGTTTGGACTGGTAATACTGTTTGTGAGCCTGCTGATACGGATTGTACAAATTGCAGAGCGGCAACGCAGCCGTTTCAACCGAGTGTACGCCTATGGGGTAGCTTCGGTAATATTTTTGCACTTCACCATCAATCTATCAATGACGGTGGGGCTGTTTCCCGTAGTAGGTATTCCCTTACCGTTTTTCAGCTACGGGGGTTCATCGCTGTTAAGCTTTACCATTATGCTGTTTATACTGATACGATTGGACGCAAACCGCACCAATGAAGTGAAGAGAGCTTTTGAGATATAA
- a CDS encoding citrate (Si)-synthase, eukaryotic — MDKLKEKFASIALPMAQEVKELIKTHGDVVLGSYTVENVYGGMKGMIGLVTETSLLDAEEGIRFRGYSIPELREKLPKAPGGSEPLPEGLFYLMLTGELPSQEDVTFISKQLEERAEVPAHVYKTLDALPLTTHPMTQLTIGIMAMQTESVFAAAYEKGMNKKDYWDYTYEDSLNLIARLPRVASYIYRRTYKNNEHIAPLQGMDWGANFAHMLGLGDSAPIKALMRLYLTIHADHEGGNVSAHTTHLVGSALSDPYLSLAAAMNGLAGPLHGLANQEVIKWIFEMVEELGTSKPTKEQIAAYVNKTLKEGKVVPGYGHAVLRKTDPRFTAQADFAKRHNIDDDFVNIVWNVYEVVPPILENLGKVKNPWPNVDAHSGALLVHFGMKEYDFYTVMFGVSRALGVLAQLIWDRALAHPIERPKSVTTEWMKEKVKASLAKG, encoded by the coding sequence ATGGACAAACTGAAAGAGAAGTTCGCTTCTATCGCGCTTCCGATGGCACAGGAAGTGAAAGAATTGATAAAAACACACGGGGACGTGGTGTTGGGTTCGTACACAGTGGAGAATGTGTACGGAGGTATGAAAGGTATGATTGGACTAGTAACTGAAACCTCGTTACTGGATGCAGAAGAAGGTATCCGATTCCGTGGTTATTCAATTCCTGAGTTGCGCGAAAAACTTCCGAAAGCCCCCGGCGGTTCAGAGCCATTGCCTGAAGGTTTGTTTTATTTGATGCTTACCGGTGAGTTGCCTTCGCAAGAAGATGTAACTTTTATTTCGAAACAATTAGAAGAGCGTGCAGAAGTTCCTGCACACGTATACAAAACCCTTGATGCGTTGCCTTTAACCACGCATCCTATGACGCAGCTAACCATTGGTATTATGGCTATGCAAACCGAAAGCGTGTTTGCTGCTGCTTATGAAAAGGGCATGAACAAAAAAGACTATTGGGATTATACCTACGAAGATTCGTTGAACCTGATAGCTCGTTTGCCTCGCGTAGCTTCTTACATTTACCGCCGCACCTACAAAAACAATGAGCACATTGCTCCATTGCAAGGTATGGACTGGGGTGCAAACTTTGCACACATGCTGGGCTTGGGCGATAGCGCGCCTATTAAAGCGTTGATGCGTTTGTACCTAACTATTCATGCCGACCATGAAGGTGGTAACGTATCAGCACATACTACCCATTTGGTGGGCTCAGCACTTAGCGACCCTTACCTTTCTTTGGCAGCTGCCATGAACGGTCTTGCTGGTCCTTTGCACGGCTTGGCTAACCAAGAGGTAATTAAGTGGATTTTTGAAATGGTAGAAGAGTTGGGTACCAGCAAACCTACCAAAGAGCAAATTGCCGCTTACGTAAACAAAACCCTTAAAGAAGGTAAAGTAGTGCCCGGATACGGACACGCTGTGTTGCGCAAAACCGACCCTCGCTTTACTGCACAGGCTGATTTTGCTAAACGCCACAATATTGATGACGACTTTGTAAACATCGTATGGAATGTGTACGAAGTAGTACCTCCAATTTTGGAAAACCTTGGTAAGGTGAAAAACCCTTGGCCAAACGTTGATGCCCATAGCGGTGCCCTTTTGGTGCATTTCGGCATGAAGGAGTACGATTTTTACACCGTAATGTTTGGCGTATCACGTGCTTTGGGTGTATTGGCTCAATTGATTTGGGACCGCGCCTTAGCTCATCCAATAGAGCGTCCAAAATCGGTAACTACCGAGTGGATGAAAGAAAAGGTGAAAGCCTCTCTTGCAAAAGGATAA
- a CDS encoding glycosyltransferase family 2 protein — protein sequence MTQALHIVVPCYNPHEGWEVQLCNHFSDIKQYLPAYQIHPVVVNDASSTGIGEAQLQYLHQHLPNVTYITYPVNHGKGYALREGIKGIEDGLILYTDIDFPYEYESMVKIVQSLEQGSDIAIGTRDNEYYENTPLKRKWISKVLRFVFKVVFRLPITDTQCGLKGFNQRGKKVFMSTTIERFLFDMEFIAIASKTKTVKMEPVFVVLRSDVVFSKMNLKILTGEFWNFIKILRIVRRHQPYE from the coding sequence ATGACCCAAGCCCTGCATATCGTTGTGCCCTGCTACAATCCCCATGAGGGCTGGGAAGTACAATTGTGCAATCATTTTAGCGATATAAAACAATACCTGCCCGCCTATCAGATTCACCCAGTGGTGGTGAATGACGCCTCCTCAACCGGCATCGGTGAAGCACAATTACAATACCTGCACCAACACCTGCCCAATGTTACCTATATCACTTACCCTGTTAATCACGGTAAAGGATATGCCTTGCGTGAAGGTATAAAGGGTATTGAAGACGGGCTGATACTGTACACCGATATTGATTTTCCGTACGAGTACGAAAGCATGGTGAAGATTGTGCAGAGTTTGGAACAGGGAAGTGATATTGCCATCGGCACCCGCGATAACGAATACTACGAGAACACCCCGCTAAAGCGTAAATGGATATCGAAGGTGTTGAGGTTTGTGTTTAAAGTGGTATTCAGGCTACCCATTACCGATACCCAATGCGGTTTAAAAGGCTTCAATCAGCGCGGCAAAAAGGTATTTATGAGTACCACCATTGAACGGTTTTTGTTTGACATGGAGTTTATTGCCATTGCCAGTAAAACCAAAACAGTGAAAATGGAACCCGTGTTTGTGGTACTTCGCAGCGATGTGGTTTTCTCTAAAATGAACCTGAAAATTCTTACAGGCGAATTCTGGAACTTTATAAAAATACTGCGCATTGTGCGCCGTCACCAGCCTTATGAATAG
- a CDS encoding Ldh family oxidoreductase has translation MKNFSKNHLEDFCKNVFTKMGCSDAHATLATDVLIKADMRGIDSHGVARLSGYVRLWEAGRINATPNIQVVHQTPSTATIDGDGGLGLVVAPFAMQVAIEKAQAVGSGWVSVKNSNHFGIGAYHALMAVEKDMVGISMTNASPLVAPTNSKERLLGTNPMCFAIPGGKYPPVVSDMATSAAANGKLEIAQRLNKSIPQGWVQDKDGQASTDPNELKKGGALLPLGSMEEAGHKGYALASVVDIFSAVLSGANYGPWVPPFVSFLPLAPDMPGQGIGHFLGAMRVDGFRPLEEYNTHIENWIERFKSSPAIEGQTVLIPGEPETFEYANRLIGGIPLTEAVINDLTELGTKLGIAF, from the coding sequence ATGAAAAATTTCTCAAAAAACCACCTCGAAGATTTTTGCAAAAACGTATTTACCAAAATGGGTTGCAGCGATGCACACGCTACGCTGGCGACTGATGTTTTGATAAAGGCCGATATGCGCGGCATCGATTCGCACGGAGTGGCTCGTTTATCAGGCTATGTGCGGTTGTGGGAAGCCGGTAGGATTAACGCCACGCCCAACATTCAGGTAGTACACCAAACTCCTTCAACAGCAACTATTGACGGTGATGGCGGACTTGGTTTGGTGGTAGCCCCTTTTGCCATGCAGGTGGCTATTGAAAAAGCACAAGCAGTAGGAAGCGGTTGGGTATCGGTTAAAAACTCTAACCACTTTGGTATCGGAGCGTACCACGCTTTAATGGCCGTTGAAAAAGACATGGTGGGCATCAGCATGACGAATGCCAGCCCGCTGGTAGCCCCTACAAATAGTAAAGAACGTTTATTGGGTACTAACCCCATGTGTTTTGCAATACCGGGGGGTAAATACCCGCCTGTGGTGAGCGATATGGCGACTTCGGCGGCGGCCAACGGTAAGCTGGAGATTGCTCAACGTTTGAACAAAAGCATTCCGCAAGGATGGGTGCAAGACAAAGACGGACAAGCCAGTACCGACCCTAACGAATTGAAAAAGGGGGGCGCATTATTGCCATTAGGAAGTATGGAAGAAGCCGGCCACAAAGGGTACGCTCTTGCATCTGTAGTAGATATATTTTCGGCGGTTTTATCGGGAGCAAATTACGGTCCTTGGGTACCGCCGTTTGTCAGCTTCTTACCTCTTGCCCCTGATATGCCCGGTCAAGGTATCGGTCATTTTTTGGGAGCAATGCGGGTTGACGGTTTCCGTCCGTTGGAAGAATATAACACACACATAGAAAACTGGATTGAACGGTTTAAATCATCTCCTGCCATTGAAGGACAAACCGTGCTAATACCGGGTGAACCCGAAACGTTTGAGTACGCAAACCGACTAATCGGCGGTATACCTCTTACCGAAGCGGTAATAAACGACTTGACTGAACTGGGAACAAAGTTGGGAATAGCGTTTTAG
- a CDS encoding (Fe-S)-binding protein, protein MVVDIHIPCLIDQLNPETGFNMVKVLEYLECKVNYDTEQTCCGMPAYTNGNFDDAKLIGEKFIREFQYDRHAVSISGACVGAVRQWYTHLFNNSMLHNPCKRLQKNLHEICEFIVDVLKKEDLGLSLAAKVCYHDSCQSLKSGIKTAPRTLLHNIKGIELIEMTRPEECCGFGGFFATDHEDISVSLAEQKVNDALKTGAEYIVSNDPGCLMHMDAYIKKKNLPLKSVHIVDLLARAIG, encoded by the coding sequence ATAGTGGTGGACATTCATATCCCATGCCTTATCGACCAGTTAAACCCCGAAACAGGGTTTAATATGGTGAAGGTATTGGAATACCTTGAGTGTAAGGTGAATTATGATACCGAACAAACCTGCTGCGGAATGCCTGCCTATACCAACGGTAATTTTGATGATGCCAAACTAATCGGCGAAAAATTTATCCGCGAGTTTCAATATGACCGTCATGCGGTTTCTATTTCGGGAGCTTGCGTTGGTGCCGTGCGCCAGTGGTACACGCACTTGTTTAACAACAGTATGCTGCACAACCCTTGCAAACGCTTGCAAAAAAACCTGCACGAAATATGCGAGTTTATTGTGGATGTTTTGAAAAAAGAAGACTTGGGTTTGAGCCTTGCCGCCAAAGTTTGCTACCACGATAGTTGCCAATCGTTGAAAAGCGGGATTAAAACTGCTCCGCGTACCTTGTTGCACAATATTAAAGGGATTGAGCTGATTGAAATGACCCGCCCTGAAGAATGCTGCGGCTTTGGTGGTTTTTTTGCCACCGACCACGAAGATATTTCAGTATCGTTAGCCGAGCAGAAGGTAAATGATGCGTTGAAAACAGGGGCTGAGTACATCGTTTCTAACGACCCCGGCTGCTTGATGCACATGGATGCTTATATCAAAAAGAAAAATCTCCCCCTAAAATCTGTACATATAGTAGATTTGCTGGCAAGGGCAATAGGGTAG
- a CDS encoding SUMF1/EgtB/PvdO family nonheme iron enzyme has translation MKNLANFLLLLVLIFSLGCTSKKKQARYLDYKSFKDGYAKVNDSLYVGIGEVSNAEFNKFLNYLRSSQQATLAEMYNFDTAQWSVGLNVWGPMGKYYHSHVAYKDYPAVNVSYEGAVAYCQWLTDEYQKNPKRRFKKVIFRLPTETEWKQAARGGRENFEFPWGGPFLRNSRGNHLANYRSIPESSAKDTVINNLDVVIINRNVAGSLASAVSDNSIITTPVKSYWPNSYGLYNMAGNVSEMLAEKGHTKGGNWRSLGYYLRIDAEDEFGGKQLTPSPLVGFRVFAEIVEK, from the coding sequence ATGAAGAACCTTGCCAATTTTTTGTTGTTGCTTGTATTGATTTTTTCTTTGGGATGTACTTCCAAAAAGAAACAAGCCCGATACCTCGACTATAAGAGTTTTAAAGACGGCTACGCCAAGGTAAACGACAGTTTGTATGTCGGTATTGGTGAGGTAAGCAATGCTGAATTCAATAAATTCCTGAATTATTTGAGAAGTAGCCAACAGGCAACATTAGCGGAAATGTACAACTTTGATACTGCCCAATGGAGTGTCGGCTTGAATGTTTGGGGGCCTATGGGGAAATATTACCACAGCCACGTCGCATACAAAGACTACCCGGCTGTAAATGTAAGTTATGAAGGGGCTGTAGCATATTGCCAATGGCTTACTGATGAATACCAAAAGAACCCTAAGAGGAGGTTTAAGAAAGTTATTTTTAGATTACCCACGGAAACTGAATGGAAACAGGCTGCGCGCGGAGGGAGAGAAAATTTTGAATTTCCTTGGGGAGGTCCATTCTTGCGGAATTCAAGAGGTAATCACTTAGCGAATTATAGAAGCATTCCGGAAAGCAGTGCAAAGGATACTGTAATTAATAATTTAGATGTGGTGATTATCAACCGTAATGTTGCAGGGAGCTTGGCAAGTGCAGTAAGCGACAATAGTATCATCACTACTCCTGTAAAAAGTTACTGGCCAAATTCATACGGACTTTACAATATGGCAGGAAATGTGAGCGAAATGCTGGCTGAAAAAGGACATACTAAAGGTGGGAACTGGCGAAGTTTAGGGTATTATTTAAGAATTGACGCTGAGGATGAATTCGGGGGAAAGCAATTAACACCTTCGCCATTGGTGGGCTTTAGAGTATTTGCAGAAATAGTTGAGAAATAA
- a CDS encoding glycosyltransferase family 39 protein, with amino-acid sequence MPFIKRYFTWLLVFFCMVFALQMWLCSGTLAPYAATLANPHLVNDQGDYISIEGDTDFNELGCYYIANYDHKHYIANYKLIDGKPKEEWNWAYLLRRPLLYMVSYPFMKMFGFTGGGFVIAIVLNIAALVWFCLWAKKRWGKTASFVGLVLLSAYPATMYWSGMPYPHILITACTLVLTILLYKVWETRSLRKTAVYSLLAGISFLAYDTYIFFIPAFGLLLLLQKKWRAIPVSMVMLVLPLALWLWFLSGRTLPQSSGNTDIYGNIINAYLGATGDVLWANFKKLPYLLYRNFFDATYFYLAVLFCVVIVMGKVTRSIVLDLPFWAIAVSMLTVFVFNNMAPYYEGWQMRGDWIARIYQPAVVLILLLVFGVIKTWERDGNMLPMYIVLGLAVTVFVFNTRINVLPALGNDSLTYHHYRFYFHSMPETMGQNLEKYGRRPLWVCP; translated from the coding sequence ATGCCCTTTATAAAAAGGTATTTTACTTGGCTGTTGGTGTTTTTTTGCATGGTGTTTGCCCTGCAAATGTGGTTGTGCAGCGGCACGCTGGCTCCCTATGCGGCAACGCTAGCCAATCCGCATTTGGTAAACGACCAAGGGGATTACATTAGCATTGAGGGGGATACGGATTTTAATGAACTGGGCTGTTATTACATTGCCAATTACGACCACAAGCACTACATAGCTAACTATAAACTGATTGATGGCAAACCGAAGGAAGAATGGAACTGGGCATATTTACTGCGTCGTCCGTTGCTGTACATGGTAAGCTACCCGTTTATGAAGATGTTTGGTTTTACGGGGGGAGGTTTTGTAATAGCCATAGTACTGAATATTGCCGCACTGGTGTGGTTTTGCCTGTGGGCCAAAAAACGCTGGGGCAAAACGGCCTCCTTCGTGGGGCTGGTGTTGCTGAGTGCTTACCCCGCCACTATGTATTGGAGCGGGATGCCCTATCCGCATATTTTAATAACCGCCTGCACACTGGTGCTTACCATATTGCTGTATAAAGTTTGGGAAACCCGCAGTTTACGTAAAACGGCGGTGTATAGTCTGTTGGCGGGTATCAGCTTTTTGGCGTACGACACCTACATATTTTTTATCCCTGCTTTTGGTTTGTTGCTGTTGCTGCAAAAAAAGTGGCGCGCTATTCCGGTATCAATGGTGATGTTGGTATTACCCCTTGCCCTTTGGCTATGGTTTTTGAGCGGGAGAACGTTACCACAATCCAGCGGAAATACTGACATATACGGCAACATTATCAATGCGTATTTGGGCGCAACGGGTGATGTGTTGTGGGCTAATTTCAAAAAACTACCCTACTTGCTGTACCGTAACTTTTTTGATGCTACGTATTTTTATTTGGCGGTGCTGTTTTGTGTGGTAATTGTAATGGGAAAAGTGACCCGCAGCATTGTGCTTGATTTGCCCTTTTGGGCTATTGCAGTGAGTATGCTTACGGTATTTGTGTTTAACAACATGGCTCCCTATTACGAGGGATGGCAAATGCGTGGTGATTGGATTGCCCGTATCTACCAGCCCGCCGTAGTCCTTATTTTGTTGCTTGTTTTCGGGGTGATAAAAACGTGGGAACGCGACGGAAATATGCTGCCCATGTATATTGTGCTGGGATTGGCTGTTACTGTGTTTGTGTTTAATACAAGAATAAATGTATTACCCGCGCTTGGCAACGACTCACTAACCTACCACCATTACCGTTTTTATTTTCACTCCATGCCCGAAACTATGGGGCAAAATCTTGAGAAATACGGTCGCCGCCCGTTGTGGGTTTGCCCTTGA
- a CDS encoding guanylate kinase has product MQGKLIIISAPSGSGKTTIAKYLLAQMPVLEFSISATTRSKRPGEEHGKDYYFISVDEFNTRVANGEFVEHEEVYEGVFYGTLKSEVERIWAKGHHVVFDVDVVGAKNLKQMYGDKALLMFITLPDFETLENRLRSRSTETAEQLDMRLGKARHELEYEKYADVRLINDVLENAQQRAQQIVTRFIQS; this is encoded by the coding sequence TTGCAAGGTAAACTCATCATCATATCAGCCCCTTCGGGTTCAGGAAAAACCACTATTGCCAAGTATCTTCTGGCACAAATGCCTGTGCTCGAGTTTTCAATATCGGCCACTACACGTTCAAAACGTCCGGGCGAAGAACACGGTAAAGATTATTATTTTATCTCAGTAGATGAATTTAATACCCGTGTGGCAAACGGCGAATTTGTAGAACACGAAGAAGTGTACGAAGGTGTTTTTTACGGCACATTGAAAAGCGAAGTGGAGCGGATATGGGCCAAAGGCCATCACGTGGTGTTTGATGTGGATGTGGTAGGAGCTAAAAATTTGAAGCAGATGTACGGCGATAAGGCTCTGCTGATGTTTATTACTCTGCCAGATTTTGAAACCCTCGAAAACCGCCTGCGCAGCCGCAGTACCGAAACTGCCGAACAGCTGGATATGCGACTTGGCAAAGCCCGCCACGAGCTTGAGTATGAAAAATACGCGGATGTGCGGCTGATTAATGATGTGCTGGAAAATGCCCAACAACGGGCACAGCAAATAGTAACCCGGTTTATCCAATCTTAA
- a CDS encoding nicotinate-nucleotide adenylyltransferase: MNIGLFFGSFNPIHIGHLIIANYMRHFGRLDEVWFIVSPQNPFKTHSDLLPQQQRLQMVKLAIGNKGYLKASDVEFGLPLPSYTVDTLRHLRSSNPQHVFKIIMGSDNLASFNKWKDFKEILAHHQLLVYHRFGYRSDEMEKHPNIIFYDAPVLHISATYVRDLIGQKAPIGYLVTPEVEEYIAANKCFEAGNA; this comes from the coding sequence TTGAATATAGGACTGTTTTTTGGCTCGTTTAATCCCATACACATTGGGCATCTTATCATAGCCAATTATATGCGCCACTTTGGGCGGTTGGATGAAGTGTGGTTTATTGTATCGCCCCAAAACCCTTTTAAAACCCACAGCGATTTATTGCCCCAACAGCAACGCCTGCAAATGGTGAAACTGGCCATTGGCAACAAAGGATATTTAAAAGCCAGCGATGTTGAGTTTGGCTTGCCCCTCCCCTCGTACACGGTTGATACATTGCGCCATTTGCGCAGCAGTAATCCGCAGCACGTTTTTAAAATAATTATGGGGAGCGATAACCTTGCTTCGTTTAATAAGTGGAAGGATTTTAAGGAGATTTTAGCACACCACCAATTACTGGTGTACCATCGTTTCGGGTATCGGAGCGACGAAATGGAAAAGCATCCTAACATTATTTTTTACGATGCTCCGGTGTTGCATATATCAGCTACATACGTCCGTGATTTAATAGGCCAAAAAGCCCCTATCGGGTATCTTGTTACCCCGGAGGTAGAAGAATACATTGCAGCTAATAAATGTTTTGAAGCGGGCAATGCCTAG
- a CDS encoding threonylcarbamoyl-AMP synthase: MLLEIHPDNPQDRLIEKVVEVIAKGGIVVFPTDSIYALGCDAFNNRAIERVCRVLGKKPEKANLSLICKDLGNLSEFTTPIGTPTFKLMKRVLPGPYTFILKANSNVPKIFKTNKKTVGIRVPDNAICQAIIEKLGHPMVSSSIHSEDEIQEYLTEPEEIYGVYEKITDVVIDGGAGGNQPSTVIDCTGEVPEIIRQGKGIVEI, translated from the coding sequence ATGCTTCTTGAAATTCACCCCGATAACCCCCAAGACCGATTAATTGAAAAAGTAGTGGAGGTAATTGCTAAAGGGGGGATTGTTGTTTTCCCCACCGATAGTATTTATGCTTTGGGCTGCGATGCCTTTAATAACCGCGCTATTGAAAGGGTTTGCCGTGTTTTAGGCAAAAAACCCGAGAAGGCCAACCTTTCGCTCATTTGTAAAGATTTGGGCAATTTATCAGAATTTACCACGCCCATAGGCACGCCTACCTTTAAGCTGATGAAAAGGGTACTGCCCGGTCCTTATACCTTTATTTTAAAGGCCAACAGCAATGTGCCTAAAATTTTTAAGACCAACAAAAAAACGGTGGGTATCCGGGTGCCTGATAATGCTATTTGCCAGGCTATTATTGAAAAACTGGGACATCCGATGGTTTCATCGTCGATACATAGCGAAGACGAGATTCAGGAATATTTAACCGAGCCCGAAGAAATTTATGGGGTGTATGAAAAGATTACCGATGTGGTAATTGACGGTGGGGCGGGAGGCAATCAACCCTCAACGGTGATAGACTGTACGGGTGAAGTACCCGAAATTATACGCCAAGGAAAAGGGATTGTTGAAATTTAG
- a CDS encoding response regulator — protein MAKKLLAVDDEKSILMILNHVFGKKYEVVQKTNAKDALEWMQQGNIPDVIIADMNMPEMSGLDFIHQIRSSGFFREIPLVMLSGNESTADKIKCLKAGADDYMVKPFNPEELEARIENIFRRIKND, from the coding sequence ATGGCAAAAAAGTTACTTGCTGTAGATGACGAAAAGTCGATACTGATGATTCTGAACCACGTTTTCGGAAAAAAATACGAGGTGGTGCAGAAAACCAATGCAAAGGATGCACTTGAGTGGATGCAGCAGGGTAATATTCCCGACGTAATTATAGCTGATATGAATATGCCTGAAATGAGCGGTTTGGACTTTATACACCAAATACGTTCAAGCGGCTTTTTCAGAGAAATTCCGTTGGTAATGCTTTCAGGTAACGAGAGTACCGCTGATAAAATAAAATGCTTGAAAGCGGGTGCCGACGATTATATGGTGAAGCCTTTTAATCCCGAAGAATTAGAAGCCCGCATAGAAAATATTTTCCGTAGGATAAAGAATGACTAA